A genome region from Pseudanabaena sp. Chao 1811 includes the following:
- the clpP gene encoding ATP-dependent Clp endopeptidase proteolytic subunit ClpP has translation MIPTVIEQSGRGERAFDIFSRLLRERIVFLGQQVDDSIANIIVAQLLFLEADDPEKDIFLYINSPGGSVTAGMAIYDTMQHIRPDVSTICVGLAASMGAFLLTGGAKGKRLSLPHTRIMIHQPLGGAQGQATDIEIQAKEILYHKNRLNELMAFHTGQPIDRIAEDTDRDFFMAPDEAKAYGLIDEVVNQRPKFEVAA, from the coding sequence ATGATCCCAACCGTAATCGAACAGTCTGGTCGTGGCGAAAGAGCCTTTGATATTTTTTCGCGCCTGCTGCGGGAGCGGATCGTATTTTTGGGGCAACAGGTTGACGACAGCATTGCCAACATCATTGTTGCTCAGTTGCTTTTCCTCGAAGCCGACGATCCCGAAAAAGATATTTTCTTGTATATCAACTCCCCTGGGGGATCTGTGACCGCAGGTATGGCAATTTACGATACGATGCAGCACATTCGCCCTGATGTTTCGACCATTTGTGTCGGTCTGGCGGCAAGTATGGGGGCTTTCTTGCTCACTGGTGGCGCAAAGGGCAAGAGACTATCTTTGCCCCATACCCGTATCATGATTCACCAACCTCTTGGCGGCGCACAGGGGCAAGCCACAGATATCGAAATCCAAGCTAAGGAAATCCTGTATCACAAGAATCGTCTGAATGAGTTGATGGCTTTCCATACTGGTCAGCCCATCGATCGCATTGCTGAGGATACCGATCGCGATTTCTTCATGGCTCCCGATGAGGCAAAGGCTTACGGATTGATCGATGAAGTGGTTAATCAACGCCCAAAGTTTGAAGTTGCAGCATAG
- a CDS encoding helix-turn-helix domain-containing protein, which translates to MAPYSLDLREKIVANYEAGNTSIREVAKQFQVATKTVQKLLNQYRETGELNHKPLGSPIKSPLEAHQEKILEIVSEHPDWTLWQYCEEVAEQTGVSVTTGSMCRFFQRHNITLKKRPIAMKR; encoded by the coding sequence ATGGCACCTTACTCACTAGATCTCAGAGAAAAGATCGTAGCAAACTACGAAGCAGGAAATACATCGATTCGGGAAGTAGCGAAGCAATTTCAAGTCGCGACGAAAACAGTGCAAAAACTACTGAATCAATACCGAGAGACAGGAGAACTAAACCACAAACCATTAGGTAGTCCAATCAAAAGTCCCCTCGAAGCGCATCAGGAGAAAATCCTCGAAATTGTCTCAGAGCATCCAGATTGGACACTATGGCAGTACTGTGAAGAAGTAGCAGAACAAACAGGAGTATCAGTGACCACAGGCAGCATGTGCCGATTTTTCCAGAGGCATAACATCACTCTAAAAAAAAGACCTATCGCCATGAAAAGGTAA
- a CDS encoding type II toxin-antitoxin system PemK/MazF family toxin, with the protein MKRGDIYLVSLDPTEGHEQQGSRPVLIVSPEKFNALTKVPIVVPITSGGSFARTAGFAVSLDDARTRTKGVFRCDQPRPIDLSARKARKLESVPDAIVDDVLARIVTLFSP; encoded by the coding sequence GTGAAACGTGGTGATATTTATCTTGTTTCGCTTGATCCAACGGAAGGACATGAGCAACAAGGCTCTAGACCAGTTCTGATTGTCTCTCCTGAGAAATTCAATGCTTTAACCAAAGTTCCGATCGTGGTTCCAATTACATCGGGTGGAAGTTTTGCAAGAACCGCAGGTTTTGCTGTTTCTCTGGATGATGCTAGAACTCGCACTAAAGGTGTATTTCGTTGCGATCAACCCCGTCCTATTGACTTATCTGCTCGTAAGGCTCGAAAGTTGGAGAGTGTGCCAGATGCGATCGTTGATGATGTTTTGGCTAGGATTGTTACTCTATTTAGTCCCTAG